In a single window of the Cupriavidus sp. P-10 genome:
- the mprA gene encoding MprA protease, GlyGly-CTERM protein-sorting domain-containing form: MPHSAQSVFRRCIPVHRWRVFLIAIAALCATAPTSAAFAASATGASTPATPATPATPATPAAAYTGQIIVRWRDGTASTITPDAASRTPAASAAPAQAASQLQQLRERTGIAATLRRPMGGNVDLLQVPDDLATDPEAAAARLRLDPRVADAVPDRWLRLHDTLPNDPEFRANQPYLLGTGTTVGGVNLPRAWDRTRGSSGIVIAVVDTGTLNHPDLAPRLLPGYDFISTTTVSNDGDGRDGDATDTGDNVPAGFTCPGSSAPTTDATTNSWHGTRVASVLGAATNNGDGIAAVDWSARILPVRVSGRCGALLSDTVDGMRWAGGMSVPGVPANPTPARVVNISLGGGTCSSIEQQAVNDLNARGVVVVAAAGNNRSAVEAPADCSGVIAVTAHANDGENATYANIGPQVALSAPGGGCGNSRVQNGSCTTTPSVIRTLGNDGGTSFGAYTVSSSQGTSFAAPMVSGVVAMMFALNGSLTPAQVTAALKSSARPHPSGTYCTTNPGVCGAGLLDADNALAAAISAPPAPAEPAPSNGGGGGGAVPHWLALALACSGLLGFALRRRA, encoded by the coding sequence ATGCCGCATTCCGCGCAGTCCGTCTTCCGTCGCTGCATCCCGGTCCATCGATGGCGGGTATTCCTGATCGCCATCGCCGCGCTGTGCGCCACGGCACCGACCAGCGCGGCATTCGCGGCCAGCGCCACCGGCGCCTCCACCCCGGCCACCCCGGCCACCCCGGCCACCCCGGCCACCCCGGCCGCAGCCTATACCGGCCAGATCATCGTGCGCTGGCGCGATGGCACCGCCTCCACCATCACCCCGGACGCGGCCAGCAGGACACCGGCCGCGTCGGCAGCCCCCGCGCAGGCGGCAAGCCAGCTGCAGCAGTTGCGCGAGCGTACCGGCATCGCCGCCACGCTGCGCCGGCCCATGGGCGGCAACGTGGACCTGCTGCAGGTGCCGGACGACCTCGCCACCGACCCCGAAGCCGCGGCCGCGCGCCTGCGCCTGGACCCGCGTGTTGCCGACGCGGTGCCGGACCGCTGGCTGCGGCTGCACGACACGCTGCCCAACGATCCGGAATTCCGCGCCAACCAGCCTTACCTGCTGGGCACCGGCACCACGGTCGGCGGCGTCAACCTGCCGCGCGCGTGGGACCGCACGCGCGGCAGCAGCGGCATCGTGATCGCGGTGGTCGATACCGGGACGCTGAACCACCCCGACCTGGCCCCCCGGCTGCTGCCGGGCTATGACTTCATCAGCACCACCACCGTCTCCAACGACGGCGACGGGCGCGACGGCGATGCCACCGACACCGGCGACAATGTCCCCGCTGGCTTTACCTGCCCGGGCAGTTCCGCCCCGACCACCGACGCCACGACCAACAGCTGGCACGGCACGCGCGTGGCAAGCGTACTGGGCGCGGCCACCAACAACGGCGACGGCATTGCCGCGGTGGACTGGAGCGCGCGCATCCTGCCGGTGCGGGTCTCGGGACGGTGCGGCGCACTGCTGTCCGATACCGTCGATGGCATGCGCTGGGCCGGCGGCATGTCGGTGCCCGGCGTGCCGGCCAATCCCACGCCGGCGCGCGTGGTCAATATCAGCCTGGGCGGCGGCACGTGCAGCAGCATCGAGCAGCAGGCGGTCAACGACCTGAACGCGCGCGGCGTGGTGGTGGTGGCGGCGGCGGGCAACAACCGCAGCGCGGTCGAAGCGCCGGCCGACTGCAGCGGCGTGATCGCGGTCACGGCCCACGCCAACGACGGCGAAAACGCCACTTATGCCAACATCGGCCCGCAGGTCGCGCTCAGCGCGCCGGGCGGCGGCTGCGGCAACTCGCGCGTGCAGAACGGATCGTGCACCACTACGCCGTCGGTGATCCGCACGCTGGGCAACGACGGCGGCACTTCGTTCGGGGCCTACACGGTGTCGTCGTCGCAGGGCACCAGCTTCGCGGCGCCGATGGTGTCGGGCGTGGTGGCGATGATGTTTGCGCTGAACGGATCGCTGACGCCGGCGCAGGTGACCGCGGCGTTGAAGTCGTCGGCGCGGCCGCACCCTTCCGGCACCTATTGCACCACCAACCCGGGCGTGTGCGGCGCCGGCCTGCTCGATGCCGACAATGCGCTGGCGGCGGCCATATCAGCCCCGCCGGCGCCCGCGGAACCGGCCCCGTCCAATGGCGGCGGTGGCGGCGGTGCGGTGCCACACTGGCTGGCGCTGGCGCTGGCCTGCTCGGGACTGCTCGGCTTCGCGCTGCGCCGGCGCGCCTGA
- the glnE gene encoding bifunctional [glutamate--ammonia ligase]-adenylyl-L-tyrosine phosphorylase/[glutamate--ammonia-ligase] adenylyltransferase, protein MTVSDPTSSAAGDPSDQRGAGATPAPTDPAARASGEGPGTMTAGAFAVSAAQALPQGLQMADCGGHVLYSAAYSHYARRVLQARPELPAVIAAAAGQPLTRAWMEARLQALHEPSADAEEATKRTLRRLRAEVMCVVIERDLRGLAPLGEITGAMTDLAELVVQHGLAVLGADLAATFGRPVGEQSGEVQELVVVGMGKLGGRELNVSSDIDLIFLYDEDGDTQGGTRSLSNHEYFIRLGRRLINLLAEVTADGYVFRVDMRLRPNGDAGPLACSLGMLEEYLVVQGREWERYAWIKGRVVSALDTPHAQRTAGLLARLTTPFVFRRYLDYGVIAAIRSLHAQIRSEAAKRSGGLSGHGMNIGSQRSFNIKLGRGGIREIEFMAQVFQLIRGGQDPALRVRPTLEVLGVAVGRGLLPAGQAGQLGDAYRFLRQLEHRLQYRDDAQTHHLPTSEDEQQAVAQMMGCASWTELLARLAALQDPVAQQFEATFSDPDAAPCEALWPDIVLDDNAARAQDNPQEDAAAQAQAEEGGQGGCDDDATPCGRLQAAGFTDCTGLLDRLRAIASSLRYRALSESSRTRFDLLVNRALDLAARQDDADSTIARFIDFLEAISRRASYLSLLSEFPQAMDRVAQTLHASRWAAAYLTRHPQLLDELLDSDALAGAPDWAAFRKRLHERLLAAEGQVEHQMDILRREHHAETFRVLLQDLQGMLTVEQVADRLSDLADAMLDATLETVWRQLATRHRDTPRFAVIAYGRLGGKELGYASDLDIIFLYDDEHERAPDVYAAFARRLITWLTSHTAAGALFDVDTRLRPNGAAGLLVTSFDAFRRYQLREGDNTAWVWEHQALTRARFCAGDAAIGERFEALRDEVLRQQRDAAVLCDEIVQMRRKVAEGHPNPTSLFDLKHDRGGMVDIEFTVQYLVLLHSRAHPQLTRNAGNIALLREAGELGLIDAALALAVGDAYRLFRARQHQLRLDGQAHARVAAESVSAQTAQVRTLWRAVFGED, encoded by the coding sequence ATGACTGTCTCTGACCCGACGAGTTCCGCCGCTGGCGATCCCTCCGACCAACGTGGCGCGGGCGCCACACCGGCGCCGACGGATCCCGCGGCGCGTGCCTCGGGCGAGGGGCCCGGGACCATGACCGCCGGCGCCTTTGCCGTCTCCGCGGCGCAGGCATTGCCGCAGGGTCTGCAGATGGCCGATTGCGGCGGCCACGTATTGTACTCGGCGGCGTATTCGCACTACGCGCGGCGAGTGCTGCAGGCCCGCCCCGAGTTGCCGGCGGTGATCGCCGCGGCGGCGGGGCAGCCGCTCACTCGCGCATGGATGGAGGCGCGGCTGCAGGCGCTGCATGAGCCTTCCGCGGATGCCGAGGAAGCCACCAAGCGTACCTTGCGCCGGCTGCGCGCCGAAGTCATGTGCGTGGTGATCGAGCGCGACCTGCGCGGCCTGGCCCCGCTGGGCGAAATCACCGGCGCCATGACCGACCTGGCCGAATTGGTCGTCCAGCACGGCCTGGCTGTGCTCGGCGCGGATCTCGCCGCCACCTTCGGCCGCCCGGTCGGGGAGCAGAGCGGCGAGGTGCAGGAGCTGGTGGTGGTCGGCATGGGCAAGCTCGGCGGGCGCGAGCTGAACGTCTCGTCCGACATCGACCTGATCTTCCTGTATGACGAAGATGGCGACACACAGGGCGGCACGCGCAGCCTGTCCAACCACGAGTATTTCATCCGCCTCGGCCGCCGCCTGATCAACCTGCTTGCCGAAGTGACCGCCGACGGCTACGTGTTCCGCGTCGACATGCGGCTGCGGCCCAATGGCGACGCCGGTCCGCTGGCGTGCAGCCTGGGCATGCTGGAGGAATACCTGGTGGTGCAGGGGCGCGAGTGGGAGCGCTACGCCTGGATCAAGGGCCGCGTGGTGTCGGCGCTCGACACGCCGCACGCGCAGCGCACCGCCGGCCTGCTGGCGCGCCTGACCACGCCGTTCGTGTTCCGCCGCTACCTGGACTACGGCGTGATCGCGGCGATCCGCTCGCTGCATGCGCAGATCCGCAGCGAGGCGGCCAAGCGCAGTGGCGGGCTGTCGGGCCACGGCATGAACATCGGCAGCCAGCGTTCGTTCAATATCAAGCTCGGCCGCGGCGGGATCCGCGAGATCGAGTTCATGGCGCAGGTGTTTCAGCTGATCCGCGGCGGCCAGGACCCGGCGCTGCGGGTCCGGCCGACCCTCGAAGTGCTGGGCGTGGCGGTCGGACGCGGCCTGCTGCCGGCCGGCCAGGCCGGGCAACTGGGCGACGCCTACCGCTTCCTGCGCCAGCTGGAACACCGTCTGCAATACCGCGACGACGCGCAGACCCATCATCTGCCTACCTCGGAAGACGAGCAGCAGGCAGTGGCGCAGATGATGGGCTGCGCAAGCTGGACCGAACTGCTGGCGCGCCTGGCGGCGCTGCAGGACCCGGTGGCGCAGCAGTTCGAGGCCACCTTCTCCGATCCCGACGCCGCGCCCTGCGAAGCGTTGTGGCCCGATATCGTGCTCGACGACAACGCAGCGCGCGCGCAGGACAACCCGCAGGAGGATGCCGCCGCGCAGGCACAGGCCGAGGAGGGCGGCCAGGGAGGGTGCGACGATGATGCCACGCCGTGCGGGCGCCTGCAGGCGGCCGGCTTCACCGACTGCACCGGCCTGCTCGACCGGCTGCGCGCGATCGCGTCGTCGCTGCGCTACCGCGCGCTGTCCGAATCCAGCCGCACCCGCTTCGACCTGCTGGTGAACCGCGCGCTTGACCTGGCCGCGCGCCAGGACGACGCCGACAGCACCATCGCGCGCTTTATCGACTTCCTCGAGGCGATCAGCCGGCGCGCCTCTTACCTGTCGCTGCTGTCCGAGTTCCCGCAGGCGATGGACCGCGTCGCGCAGACGCTGCACGCCTCGCGCTGGGCCGCGGCCTACCTGACGCGCCACCCGCAACTGCTCGACGAACTGCTCGACAGCGATGCGCTGGCCGGCGCGCCCGACTGGGCCGCGTTCCGCAAGCGCCTGCACGAGCGGCTGCTGGCCGCCGAAGGGCAGGTCGAGCACCAGATGGACATCCTGCGCCGCGAGCACCATGCCGAGACCTTCCGCGTACTGCTGCAGGACCTGCAGGGCATGCTGACGGTGGAGCAGGTGGCCGACCGCCTGTCGGACCTGGCCGACGCCATGCTCGATGCCACGCTGGAGACGGTGTGGCGCCAGCTTGCCACGCGCCATCGCGACACGCCGCGCTTCGCGGTGATCGCCTACGGCCGGCTTGGCGGCAAGGAGCTGGGCTATGCCTCGGACCTCGACATCATTTTCCTGTATGACGACGAGCACGAGCGCGCGCCCGACGTCTATGCCGCCTTCGCGCGCCGGCTGATCACCTGGCTCACCAGCCATACCGCGGCCGGCGCGCTGTTCGACGTAGACACGCGGTTGCGCCCCAACGGCGCCGCCGGCCTGCTGGTCACCAGCTTCGACGCTTTCCGCCGCTACCAGCTGCGCGAGGGCGACAACACCGCATGGGTGTGGGAACACCAGGCGCTCACGCGCGCGCGCTTCTGCGCCGGCGACGCGGCCATCGGCGAGCGCTTCGAGGCACTGCGCGACGAGGTGCTGCGCCAGCAGCGCGATGCCGCGGTGCTGTGCGACGAGATCGTGCAGATGCGCCGCAAGGTCGCCGAGGGCCATCCCAATCCCACCAGCCTGTTCGACCTCAAGCATGATCGCGGCGGCATGGTCGACATCGAGTTCACGGTGCAATACCTGGTGCTGCTGCACAGCCGCGCGCATCCGCAGCTGACGCGCAACGCGGGCAATATCGCGCTGCTGCGCGAAGCCGGCGAGCTCGGGCTGATCGATGCCGCGCTGGCCCTGGCGGTGGGCGATGCCTACCGGCTGTTCCGCGCACGCCAGCACCAGTTGCGGCTCGACGGGCAGGCGCACGCGCGCGTGGCGGCGGAATCGGTCTCCGCGCAGACGGCGCAGGTGCGCACGCTGTGGCGCGCGGTGTTCGGTGAGGACTGA
- the rrtA gene encoding rhombosortase has translation MAPSRPAGASWPGLLAAIALVWALSACFTFVPWWHAHGLYLRDAVRLDGQWWRLATAMWVHLNAMHWLANALAAAGLLALAGRVARAWAMLLVLVACGLAAQAALLRVPSVGWYGGLSGALHGLALWGGLSLLRTPGLSRVLGVILCLGVLAKVWIEQSWLAPVLLDPSWGFGVVRAAHAAGAVAGLLCWVVQEWRLARRPLRGVDDD, from the coding sequence GTGGCCCCGAGCCGGCCCGCCGGTGCTTCGTGGCCGGGGCTGCTGGCGGCGATCGCGCTGGTCTGGGCGCTGTCGGCCTGCTTCACCTTCGTGCCGTGGTGGCACGCACACGGCCTCTACCTGCGCGATGCGGTGCGGCTCGACGGCCAGTGGTGGCGGCTGGCCACTGCCATGTGGGTGCACCTGAACGCCATGCACTGGCTGGCCAACGCACTCGCGGCCGCGGGCCTGCTGGCCCTGGCCGGGCGTGTGGCGCGGGCGTGGGCCATGCTGCTGGTGCTGGTGGCCTGCGGCCTCGCCGCGCAGGCCGCGCTGCTGCGCGTGCCATCGGTCGGCTGGTATGGCGGCTTGTCGGGCGCCTTGCACGGGCTGGCGCTGTGGGGCGGGCTCAGCCTGTTGCGCACGCCCGGATTGTCGCGCGTGCTCGGCGTGATCCTGTGCCTGGGTGTGCTGGCCAAGGTCTGGATCGAGCAATCGTGGCTGGCACCGGTCCTCCTCGATCCGTCATGGGGCTTCGGTGTGGTGCGCGCCGCGCACGCAGCCGGCGCGGTGGCCGGGCTGCTGTGCTGGGTGGTGCAGGAGTGGCGGCTGGCGCGGCGGCCACTGCGTGGCGTTGACGACGACTGA